TGACTTAGGTTTCTGCTGAAATGATAACTAAATCAGTCCTCCATCGTTAAAAAAGAAGAGTGCATTTTCTTTTTGAACAAATCACCCATATCTTGATTCTTTCTTCATTTAACCATCATTAGTTAGTCACTAAGATAGTTTGATGAATTGAAAGGATACACACGAATAAAAATGACGCGCGAGAAGAGACCCTTCAATCATTAATCAATATGCTCACTTCtaaattgtttcttcaaatgaTTGTTCGCTGacttttccccccttttaaaattatttaagtaCTAATGTAAACGATTTAATTCTGGCACTTCAATTCCGTTAATGACtgatttaattctttatttgaATGGAGGGATTAATGGTTCATTAAGTCCTCTTTATTGATTGATTTAGGGCTCATTAAGTCCTCTTTATTGATTGATTTAGGGCTCATTAAGTCCTCTTTGACACCTCCTGATTCTCGATCTATATAAACCAGCCTTGGTGaattacatacacataaaaaaaacaaaaaaaaaaacctctcttCGTCACTTGTTCTTTGAGTTTGTTTGGGCtcataaaattcataattaCTCTTCCTCACGaatataattctaaaagaaAAGAACCTTGACGAATAATTGCAAGTTTAGTGGAATTTGGAATTAGACGTTAATGAATGTCCACTAAAAGTTTCATGCATTCCTTGAGTAAAGAATGTACGAATAAAGTCTCATATTAAAAGTTGgtcaagaaaaataagaaaaaatacagaTAAAGTATAAAAATACTCTTAATCAATAGCAGAGTAAGAAATTCTAGCAAGGggatactaaaaaaaaaaaaaaaaaatcaaataatgataTATCAAGAAGCTTCcgttataattcaattaaactCGTTCATCACCTTTACCCCCGATCTTAATAATGCTTTTTCGGGAAATCATAAAAGCTTAGTCCAAAGCAATAACATCACATCATGTTAACTGCGTGTTTGGACTGACTTAGCTCAAACTTGTATCAAAGCCAACTGTTCATGAAGACAAGtataaaaagggggaaaagtGGTTCTTGTGTTGCAGTCCATCAAGAGCTACAGAACAAGTGTAACATAAAGCTTGGAGCGTGCAGGTTTACTGCTTTTGCCTATAGTTTGGGAAGTACACAACGAGGAGTCTGTATGTTTTGATGGGCATAAATACTCATATGATGTGGTAAATATCGTATTGTACATAATTCGAAAGAAAAATTATTGTGTAAAAAAAATGGTGGCTCGGTGCACAAAGCATTTTGCATTAGCAGGGTCCGAAGAAGGGTCGCATCCCAAAGGGTGTTATGTAAATGGCCTATCCTAAGACAAGCATTAGTAATATTGTGTATGCACGTAAAATCTcatattataaattaatttaaaaataaataattaaactaCATATAAAGTGTAACATACCTTAATaatgtaaatatataaaatgtaaCACACCTTAATAATGTAatgccttaaaacaaataatatcacatcatatatactACGAATGTAAAACTAATCATGGTCTACTTTTTCTTCGTTATCCTTTATCACTCTGTCTATGCTCAAGGTTCCATCCCGTAGCTATGATTATGAACCTGTTTATTATAGGCTATATAAGCCTATAACAAGACAAATAGATCACTAAGGCACTACCAACAGggtaaaatgaagaaaaatacaATTCAAAATGTTCTTGCTCATCATCAAGGATGATGCAATTGTGGGCCCAGTTTCCACTAATGGTTTGTGAACCAACCAGAGCCTAGgtaaagtgaaaataaaattaaaaagccTTTTTGATCTTTTGATTGTCCGAGGCCTAATTCATAGCCTTTCCGTCTTGGATTGATATCCACAAATTACTTCATCATTCATTGTTTTATTCCAATTCCTGTCCACGCTTTCATTTGATACAACTCTCGACTCGTCGCTTATTGTACAACTTGCTTCTCATCATTTTAATTACGTGTTATAATCACTAAAAAAACAACACGAAGAACACCGgcattaaatttatatataatattgtattTTGATAATTTGATTTGATGTATATATTGTTGAATCTTCCATATTCTCCTATCGCGTCATTGTGATGTAAAGAAATATCTCATATTTCGATAAGATTTGGACCTAATATCCCTATAACGAAAGGTGTCGATAAGGGAAGATTCAACAGATTAAGGTGAAGGTGCTTAGGAAAAAAGGTCATAAGCTTGACATAATGTTTAACCTAAAGTTGAGGTGTATAAAGCAAAAGGCATTATATTCCATTCACGTAGAATTCACATAAAAGTCACATTCTAAGAAGTGTATTTGGAATCTCATCTGAGTGTAGAATTATTTCGTACGTACCAGTAAGTGGTAATAAATAGTCTTACCTCATGTCAATTGGTCCAAGGACGTAGTCAATTAAATCCCTATTTgtcgaaaaattacactgtgtatttttttatatatgtatatcatcaACACTAGAAGACCTTCTAGCATAGACAATTAAGGATGTACAAAGAATTTCTTAAGTCATGGGTTGAAATCCTAATCGTAAGATTTTAGCATTTTTTGAATCGTTTTTGGTTTCTAGTCCTTCCTCGGCCCCTACTTTTTAAGTAATATGATAATATAACGTTGTCAAGATATAAAAGTTAACCATATTGTATTACAAGTAGGCATAGAATCTTTTgacaaatttttttatatgaagGGATAAGTATATTCATTATCATGCAATGTAAAGTCTCCACAAGTTGAATTGCtgtaaaaagaaataaagtagaTTCACTTATCATGTAATGTAAAAGGTCACCACTAGTTGACTGCTTTTGGCGAAAAAGTAGGCCCCTGggccatgaaaaatatttcattaattatcaACAACTgtttatttagcattttggtATGCTGAAAAACTAGTTTTAAGAGTATTTAATTTCAGatgaaataataaatttcattcataaaatttcaattttttttttcaagtaaaattCATGTCTAAACAAATTCTCTCTtttaaattcaacttcaaatacttcttttttttagtttcaacCTAATATTGTCCAAACATATACTAAATTATAACCTTCCACTTGCTTGAGGAATCAGATATCAAAGGATTTGATCTAATAGAAGAGGACATTGCTTAACTGGCTTAGCTAGCAAGGTTTTGAATGTCACTGTATGAATCCCTCTTTTTATAAAATTCTTATCTCATGGATAAAACTTATATGGTCAACTTTAaggttgaaaaaaaatataatacaaaaagGGATAGCAACATGTATGATTCGACTTCCATTAGCAGTAATATCTATGATTATCCTCACGTTCTGTGTTTATTATTCCAAAAAAGGACAATACCTAAATTTAGTCATTAATTTGACTTCTCATAAAACCAAAAGCTTAAGTGGAGGTGTTCATATCATTACTAGTAATTTACTACTACTAGTAGTTATAAGATAAAATATTTATCTCCCATTTGATGATATAAAAAAGAGGGCACATGCATATCACAACCATGCGTACCGTTGGAcctatcattaaaaaaaaaaatcgagaaGTTTGTTTAATATATCTtgagtaaaataatttttagcgCCAAAAGGTGAGTAGTGAACTGTCCCAATAAAACTAGGGAATTCAAGGACAAAAAAAACATCATATTCCCATTTCCATTTGATTGTATTGTCAGTTTCTCACCATATAAAACCATACAACACACCTTGAACAATATTCTtaattttctcctttctttttaattattcgGTATAACATAGACTTTGATGGTGAATTAAGTAGGTTCTATTTTTATAAGTTTCTATGTAAAACAGAAAGTAAAATTCAGGTTCGTGCCAGAATTTATACTTCAATATCTAAATCAGTAAACCAATTGACCATAAGGAGAGAATCTGGAAAAGAGTGGATGTGGGAAAAGGATCATTTCTTGTGCGTTATTATGCATTGTTACCTCCTTACTTATGATGTCTTTGTGACTATTTAGAGTAACCATACTTAGAGTCCATAAAATGACTTTTCAATTAGTCAGTAAGTAATTATGGACAGGGGTGGAGGGAGGAAGGCGGAAaattacatgtatatatacatagtagacgttgaaccccctttggtttcttcgtgtgtttactttttcatatttgaacGGCCGCTTattgaaaatcctggctccacCACTGATTATGGATCACAAACCTCCATAGTTAACCAAAAGTTTAGAGTTcgaaatatggaaatgaaatcgCTTTGGTAGAGAGCGTTCTAATTAACTCCCAAATTACTTATTCCAAGTTGACAAATAACAAATTAATGTATTTATCAAACTTTTATATCACCTTTCACGAGTAATGGCTAAAATAGCTTACATATGAtttcataattcttatttgcTAGTATAAAATAAAGGTACCTACTTTATCACCGTCCACAGTATCCCAAAAagactttttaaaagaaaaactcaaattaggaagaaaaaaagagaagaaaaccaaaaatacaaaataggaaaaagaagaaattaacaCTAGGGGTGGTCTTGACTTCGCTTTTGGTTcaacttttacaaaaatattttttgaaaaaaaagctttattttgattattcttctttctttgttggaAAAAACATGTTGATCTGACTTTCAGAAATTAAAATTTGCTTCTCAAGCCAAAAGGCTTTggttctttaattaaaataaaaacagTACTTTAAACCCACTTTCAACCATTGGGACCCACAATGTGACACTTCTTTTCGTCAAATCAATCATTTGCTCTATCATTGCTATATTCCCTTTTAGCTCTATCAAAAAGctttattttgattattcttCTTTCATTATATAAAGCTCACAAACCATTACCACCCAAAGCCTCATAGAAGAacatttctttctccaaacAACAAATTGTCAATTTGCCGCATTTCAATTCATAAGGTACTTCCCTCCGTACCCATTTTGCCATAGCCACAAAATTTTACTGTCATCCCGACTTAATTGAGATCGAAGCATAGTTATTACAATTATTATCTTATTATGATCGGTATGATGAACTCTTCTGCACTAATGTGCAAACAAGCATGGCCAAATTTGCTAAACTTGCGAAATTTGCCTCAGAAGGACAAGGTTGTGGTGGTCATGGGAGTCACTGGTGCCGGAAAATCAAGACTCTCCATCGACTTAGCCACTCAATTCAGAGGAGAAATCATAAATTCCGACAAAATACAAGTGTACAAAGGCCTCGATATTGCTACGAACAAAATCACACATGAAGAACGTTGCGGTGTACCTCATCATCTCCTAGGTGTAATTGATCCTTACAAAGAATTCACCACAAAAAATTTCTGCAACATGGCTTCATTATCCGTTAGCTCTATAACTGACCGCGGTAAACTTCCCATCATCGTTGGAGGATCTAATTCATTCATCGAGGCACTTGTCCACGACAATTCTTATCATTTTAGTACGAGGTACGATTGTTGTTTCCTATGGGTCGACGTGTCAATGAACATACTAAATTCGTTTCTATACGAACGAGTGGACAAAATGGTCGATCAAGGAATGATTAACGAGGTAAGAAACATGTTTAATCCAAAAAGCAAAGATTACACCAAAGGCATACGTAAAGCAATTGGTGTCCCAGAATTTGACAGTTATTTTCGAGCTGAACTGTCAAATTCCGTGGACATAGAGACACGTGAGAGACTTCTAAAGGATGCTATCAATGAAGTGAAGATCAATAACTGTATACTAGCTAGTAAACAGTTAGAGAAAATTAAACGATTGATTAACGTTAAGGGATGGAAAGTGCATCGATTAGATGCAACGGAAGTATTCacaaaaaagaggaaagaagaggaagaaaaagCTGAGGAAATATGGAAGAATATAGTGATGGGACAGAGCACAAAGATTGTGGGTAAATTTTTATGCGAAGATAATAGGAAATCAATGGTTTATACAAGTGATGGGACAGCAAGTTGTGCATTAATCTGAAGACGTGTTTTTTGGTACCTTAGTTGAGCGTGTGATTCGCCAGTTTTGGGAGATAACATTCATATATGTCCACCAACAGCTAGCTTTAGCATCAtatagtttatttttatttttcactgaTCACTATTGTAACTACATAAAGACTGTAACCCTTTTGCTATGGAACATCAAATAATAATTGACACAGAGATCTTAtacaatactccctccgtctcagtttatgtggcacttttcgttTCCCAATAGACAATTTGACTGATTTTTGAAGataaattaaattagattaaCTATATATTTTAGTATTAAAGTTTTGATATTAAAAAACAATATTCTTCTcatgttaatatgatgaaaaaatacattttaaaatattggtcaaagtttACATTGTTTGAATCTCGAAAGCCGAAAAGTGCTACAGAAATTGGGGCAGAAGGAGTaaaaatttatgaatgttgaggaaTCTTGCTAGTTCTTTGTGTTTAAGAAATAACTACTACTCCTtgcgtttcaatttatgtgtgaTTTGAAACgaagtttaaaaatgaaaacaagaattttgaattttgtgatcttaaacggtatgtgtataatatatcaaagtaccatttgaatcttgtggtcatAAATATGATATGAAAGGTAGTGCTATTAAGGGCAACATGAGAATGTTGAAATTAAAGGtatttctatattcttctaaaTATAATAATGTGAATCTTTTTTAAAGTGACAAAA
This portion of the Lycium ferocissimum isolate CSIRO_LF1 chromosome 1, AGI_CSIRO_Lferr_CH_V1, whole genome shotgun sequence genome encodes:
- the LOC132052350 gene encoding adenylate isopentenyltransferase 3, chloroplastic, yielding MIGMMNSSALMCKQAWPNLLNLRNLPQKDKVVVVMGVTGAGKSRLSIDLATQFRGEIINSDKIQVYKGLDIATNKITHEERCGVPHHLLGVIDPYKEFTTKNFCNMASLSVSSITDRGKLPIIVGGSNSFIEALVHDNSYHFSTRYDCCFLWVDVSMNILNSFLYERVDKMVDQGMINEVRNMFNPKSKDYTKGIRKAIGVPEFDSYFRAELSNSVDIETRERLLKDAINEVKINNCILASKQLEKIKRLINVKGWKVHRLDATEVFTKKRKEEEEKAEEIWKNIVMGQSTKIVGKFLCEDNRKSMVYTSDGTASCALI